Proteins encoded together in one Neobacillus sp. FSL H8-0543 window:
- a CDS encoding rhodanese-like domain-containing protein produces MVLNRKAILFFLLSSLILLAACSNNSTTEKVEKKNKVDTSVVLETINTDDLKANIEKEDWVIVDTRLNDAFNGWPLDGVERGGHIEGAVDFSASWLETEVEKIDEKLTEVLQSKGITADKNIVLYDANGKDAQSVGNYLNKAGFKNIYKYDVKEWAANQDLPLVSYPNYEMLVPATWVNDLTKNNNNGKSFKIFEVSWGDEAKDYKKGHIPGAVHINTDEVEEGPVWNRLADKELEKFALKNGIDLDTTVVLYGSDPMPAYRVAVILKYMGVKDVRVLNGGYAAWANADYKVETKVNKKKSVASFGAEVPANPEYIVDLAEAKEILADPENSTLVDIRSWDEFIGKISGYDYIDAKGRPAGAVWGHAGSDSSNLEDYRSVDNSMRNGAEIMAMWEKDEIDLDNQLAFYCGTGWRAAEVLFFAKVLGFENTTLYDGGWNEWSMDSSNPVETGEPK; encoded by the coding sequence ATGGTATTAAATAGAAAGGCAATATTATTCTTTTTACTAAGCAGTTTGATATTGCTTGCTGCCTGTTCTAATAATTCAACTACTGAAAAGGTAGAAAAGAAGAATAAAGTTGATACATCAGTAGTATTGGAAACGATCAACACAGATGACCTGAAAGCAAATATCGAAAAAGAAGACTGGGTTATTGTCGATACAAGATTAAATGATGCTTTTAACGGTTGGCCATTAGACGGGGTCGAAAGGGGCGGCCATATTGAAGGAGCGGTCGATTTTTCCGCTAGCTGGCTCGAGACAGAGGTTGAAAAAATAGATGAAAAATTAACAGAAGTATTGCAAAGCAAAGGCATTACAGCTGACAAAAACATCGTTCTTTACGATGCAAATGGAAAAGACGCTCAAAGCGTTGGTAACTATCTAAATAAGGCAGGATTCAAAAACATTTATAAATATGATGTGAAAGAATGGGCAGCCAATCAAGACCTACCATTGGTAAGCTACCCTAATTACGAAATGCTTGTTCCAGCAACATGGGTCAATGACCTAACGAAGAATAATAATAACGGAAAATCCTTTAAAATTTTTGAAGTAAGCTGGGGAGACGAAGCAAAGGATTATAAGAAGGGACATATTCCGGGAGCGGTCCATATTAATACGGATGAAGTAGAGGAAGGCCCAGTCTGGAATCGCCTGGCGGATAAAGAACTTGAAAAGTTTGCCTTGAAAAATGGAATTGATTTGGACACCACAGTCGTTCTATATGGCAGCGACCCAATGCCGGCTTATCGAGTAGCGGTCATCCTAAAATATATGGGTGTTAAGGATGTACGAGTATTAAACGGAGGATATGCAGCTTGGGCAAATGCTGATTATAAAGTAGAAACAAAGGTGAATAAGAAGAAATCAGTGGCATCATTTGGAGCTGAAGTACCTGCGAATCCGGAATATATCGTTGATTTGGCAGAAGCTAAAGAAATCCTTGCTGATCCAGAAAACAGTACACTTGTTGATATAAGAAGCTGGGATGAATTTATTGGTAAAATTTCAGGATACGATTATATCGATGCAAAAGGACGACCTGCTGGAGCCGTTTGGGGACATGCAGGATCGGATTCTAGTAATCTTGAAGATTATAGAAGTGTGGATAATTCTATGCGCAATGGTGCAGAAATTATGGCGATGTGGGAAAAAGATGAAATAGACCTTGATAATCAGCTGGCTTTTTATTGTGGAACTGGATGGAGAGCAGCGGAGGTACTATTTTTTGCTAAGGTTTTAGGCTTTGAAAATACTACATTGTACGACGGGGGCTGGAATGAATGGAGTATGGATTCTTCCAATCCTGTAGAAACTGGTGAACCAAAATAA
- a CDS encoding DUF2306 domain-containing protein, whose product MKVKIYDKGRAPDVPEHNELGKPTSQKTKVPAKAGSSKWLVTALLVLSFVPLASGIFRLIGLAGGVEIMPANARFSASPLPVVLHILTVSLYAILGAFQFAAGFRLRRPGWHRAAGKLLVLCGLMAGLTGLWLNLFYSRPAGSGELLYAFRLLFGSAMVVSILLGFAAILRGDVIRHRAWMIRGYAIGLGAGTQVLTEFAGALTLGPPDEISKALLMGAGWVINLSVAEWAIRRRSIPSARTASADISHL is encoded by the coding sequence ATGAAAGTGAAAATCTACGATAAAGGTCGAGCCCCCGATGTGCCTGAGCACAATGAGTTAGGGAAACCTACGTCTCAGAAAACCAAAGTACCGGCAAAAGCAGGTTCATCAAAGTGGCTCGTCACCGCACTGCTAGTACTTAGCTTTGTTCCTCTCGCCAGCGGCATATTCCGCCTAATCGGGCTGGCCGGCGGTGTGGAAATCATGCCAGCCAATGCAAGGTTTTCTGCGTCGCCCCTGCCGGTGGTGCTGCATATCCTGACCGTCAGCCTGTATGCCATTTTGGGCGCATTTCAATTCGCAGCCGGTTTCCGTCTGCGCAGGCCAGGCTGGCACCGTGCGGCAGGAAAACTCCTGGTTTTATGCGGACTGATGGCTGGGCTTACAGGGCTGTGGCTGAACTTGTTTTATTCCCGCCCGGCTGGCAGCGGTGAGCTGCTGTATGCATTTCGGCTCCTTTTTGGGTCAGCCATGGTTGTGTCCATCCTTCTAGGCTTTGCAGCGATCCTGCGAGGGGACGTGATCCGGCACCGCGCATGGATGATACGCGGCTATGCGATCGGGCTTGGCGCGGGAACACAGGTGCTGACTGAGTTCGCAGGGGCATTGACCCTCGGGCCGCCAGATGAGATCAGCAAAGCGCTATTGATGGGAGCGGGTTGGGTGATCAACCTCTCCGTGGCCGAATGGGCCATCCGCAGGCGGTCGATCCCTTCAGCTCGCACGGCATCAGCTGATATTTCCCATTTGTAA
- a CDS encoding LuxR C-terminal-related transcriptional regulator, whose product MNMPILSTKLYIPLPRTNVVLRPFLIERLNEGLDRKLTLISAAAGFGKTTLVSQWIAGCERPVAWLSLDEGDHDSTRFLTHLVAALQTISENIGESVVGSIKSPQPPSTESILTALLNEISAIPYKFVFVLDDYHVIDSKRIDVALIFLLEHLPPQMHLMISTRENPQLPLSRLRAQGHLTELRSTDLRFTPSETATFLNQVMGLSLSASEITALETRTEGWIAGLQLAALSMQGREDIPAFIQAFAGDNRYILDYLVEEVLQRQTDDVRSFLLRTSILGRLHGPLCDAVTGQDDGNARLQALERGNFFVVPLDDKRHWYRYHHLFAEVLFAHLREDHPDQVATLHRRASTWCEHHGSTPDAIRHALAAEDFVRVADLVELACPALVRSGQEALVLGWLNALPDELLHCRPVLSVWYAGALLAGGKLEDVEDRLRGAEKWLETTADMRERQEAPPAEMVVVDEEEFRRLPGSIAVYRAGLALVLGDVPATVKYARRVLDLVPEDDHLRRGAATALLGLASWRSGDLEEAHRMFADGIASVLLEGAISDAINGAIALADIRIAQGRLLEAMSSYERGLRLATEQGEPLLRGTADIYVGMSELHREHDDLHTATQYLLRSKEQGEHTGFPQNRYRWCVAMARIRETQGDLDGALDLLHEAEHLYVSDFFLNVRPIAALKTRVWVTQGKLSEALNWAREQGLSASDDLCYMREFEHITLAKLLLAQYKRDRADRSMLEAMGLLQRLIQAAEEGGRTGSAIEILIVQALAYHMQGDIPAALVPLERALALAEPEGYFRNFVDEGRPMVALLEASLKQGIAPNYVRHLLRAFGKTEGRTPEKIVMIEPLSEREREVLRLLRTDLNGPDIARELMVSLNTLRTHTKNIYAKLEVNNRRAAVRRAEELDLF is encoded by the coding sequence ATGAATATGCCAATTTTATCCACTAAACTATATATCCCTCTGCCACGGACTAATGTTGTCCTCCGACCGTTCCTGATCGAGCGGCTGAACGAGGGTCTGGACCGCAAGCTGACCCTCATCTCTGCCGCCGCTGGCTTTGGCAAGACTACGCTGGTCAGTCAATGGATAGCCGGTTGTGAGCGACCTGTTGCATGGCTGTCGCTGGACGAAGGGGATCACGACTCTACACGCTTCTTAACTCACCTTGTCGCCGCATTGCAGACGATTTCTGAGAATATTGGAGAAAGCGTGGTTGGTTCTATCAAATCCCCTCAGCCACCGTCTACTGAATCGATTCTGACGGCCTTACTCAATGAAATCTCAGCCATCCCGTACAAATTTGTCTTCGTCCTTGACGATTACCATGTTATTGATTCCAAACGGATAGATGTTGCCCTCATTTTCTTACTTGAACATCTCCCACCACAGATGCACCTGATGATCTCTACCCGTGAAAATCCGCAGCTACCCTTAAGCCGGTTACGTGCCCAGGGCCACTTGACAGAGTTACGTTCCACCGACCTGCGCTTTACTCCAAGCGAAACGGCTACGTTCCTCAATCAGGTGATGGGCCTGAGTCTCTCGGCCAGCGAGATTACTGCACTGGAGACCCGTACCGAAGGCTGGATTGCTGGACTCCAGCTGGCTGCGCTCTCCATGCAGGGGCGCGAGGACATTCCTGCGTTTATTCAGGCATTCGCTGGAGACAATCGGTACATATTGGACTATTTGGTCGAAGAGGTCCTTCAGCGTCAGACTGACGATGTCCGGAGCTTCTTACTTCGTACCTCCATTCTCGGCCGGTTGCATGGCCCGCTGTGTGATGCCGTCACTGGCCAGGATGATGGAAACGCGCGGTTGCAGGCCCTTGAGCGAGGCAACTTCTTTGTTGTTCCACTGGATGACAAGCGCCACTGGTATCGCTATCATCACCTCTTTGCCGAGGTTCTTTTTGCGCATTTGAGAGAGGATCATCCCGATCAGGTAGCTACACTGCACCGGCGCGCGAGCACATGGTGTGAGCACCATGGCTCGACGCCCGATGCGATCCGCCATGCGCTTGCTGCCGAGGATTTCGTGCGTGTTGCAGACTTGGTCGAGCTGGCATGTCCAGCCTTGGTCAGGAGTGGACAGGAGGCTTTGGTATTGGGCTGGTTGAATGCGCTCCCCGACGAGCTGCTCCACTGTAGGCCCGTGCTCAGCGTTTGGTATGCCGGTGCTTTACTGGCTGGCGGCAAGTTAGAGGACGTTGAGGACCGACTGCGAGGCGCCGAAAAGTGGCTGGAGACAACGGCAGACATGCGTGAGCGACAGGAAGCCCCACCGGCTGAAATGGTCGTCGTGGACGAAGAGGAATTTCGCCGTCTCCCGGGTTCGATTGCCGTGTACCGTGCCGGGCTAGCCCTGGTTCTGGGTGATGTGCCCGCTACCGTGAAATATGCCCGGCGGGTGCTTGACCTCGTACCTGAAGACGACCACCTCCGGCGCGGAGCGGCAACTGCTCTCCTGGGACTCGCATCCTGGAGGAGCGGGGATCTCGAGGAAGCACACCGGATGTTTGCAGACGGCATTGCTAGTGTACTGCTAGAAGGGGCCATCTCTGATGCAATCAATGGAGCAATCGCTCTGGCTGATATAAGGATTGCGCAAGGTCGACTCCTCGAAGCGATGAGTTCCTATGAGCGGGGATTGCGGCTTGCAACGGAGCAGGGTGAGCCTTTACTACGTGGGACGGCTGACATTTACGTGGGAATGAGTGAACTCCACCGAGAGCATGACGATCTGCACACCGCCACGCAGTACCTGCTGAGAAGCAAGGAGCAGGGCGAGCACACCGGGTTCCCGCAAAACCGATATCGCTGGTGCGTCGCAATGGCTAGAATACGGGAGACACAAGGAGATTTGGACGGAGCGCTCGACCTGCTCCACGAGGCAGAGCACCTGTATGTAAGTGACTTTTTCCTAAATGTACGTCCTATAGCGGCGTTGAAGACAAGGGTGTGGGTCACGCAGGGGAAGTTGAGTGAAGCCCTCAACTGGGCACGGGAACAGGGCCTGTCCGCTTCGGATGACCTTTGCTACATGCGTGAATTTGAGCACATCACCCTGGCTAAATTGCTCCTAGCCCAGTATAAGCGAGACCGTGCAGACCGCTCCATGCTTGAGGCAATGGGACTACTACAACGCCTCATCCAAGCAGCGGAAGAGGGCGGGAGGACGGGAAGTGCGATCGAAATCCTGATCGTGCAGGCACTTGCTTACCATATGCAAGGCGACATCCCTGCTGCTCTTGTGCCGCTGGAACGCGCCCTGGCCCTGGCAGAGCCAGAGGGCTACTTCCGCAACTTTGTTGACGAAGGACGACCTATGGTGGCCTTGCTGGAAGCGTCCCTGAAACAGGGGATCGCCCCGAACTATGTTCGTCACCTCCTGAGGGCCTTTGGCAAGACTGAGGGTAGAACGCCTGAAAAAATAGTTATGATCGAGCCACTGAGCGAACGTGAACGTGAAGTACTTAGACTGCTCAGAACTGACTTGAATGGCCCGGACATTGCCCGCGAACTAATGGTGTCCCTGAACACCTTGCGGACCCACACCAAGAACATTTATGCAAAGCTTGAAGTGAACAACCGTAGGGCAGCAGTCCGCCGGGCAGAGGAACTCGATTTGTTCTAG
- a CDS encoding L-fucose/L-arabinose isomerase family protein: MLESIKPVKKARVGLYTIGLQAYWSQFPGLKDRLIEYGKFIETKMSQHGEVYNYGLVDSEAEARRAGEWFNEKNVDLVFCHSGTYSTSSAVLPVHQICKAPAIILNLQPTERINYEQTTTGEWLAHCGACPTPEIGNAFNRSGIKFRVVNGLLGLNYTPEISLTNEKSSERPEAIHAWSQINDWIRAASVPRTLRQSRFGFLGNTYSGMLDMYSDFTMIQAQTGVHIEVLEMCDLDQLLKGVSEADVKKKMEEVYEFFEISGDSPSDPIARKPTLEQLEWSCKVASAQEKLVKEFDLDALTYYYHGAPNSVYEKLQASFIVGHSLLTAKGIPCSGEGDLKTAIAMKICDILGTGGSFSEIVVVDYIDETILLGHDGPFHLAISDGKPILRGMGLYHGKQGSGVSVEAKVKTGPITTLNVTQTGDGKLKLIISEGVSTDGPIMRIGNTQTPVKFNEHPDLYMERWFHEAPTHHCAMSIGNNAALFSKAGELLNCKTVTL, from the coding sequence ATGCTGGAGTCTATCAAACCAGTAAAAAAAGCCAGAGTGGGTTTATACACCATTGGCCTACAGGCATATTGGAGTCAATTTCCGGGGTTAAAAGACAGATTAATCGAATACGGGAAATTTATCGAAACCAAAATGTCCCAGCATGGTGAAGTCTATAATTATGGGTTAGTAGATAGTGAAGCCGAAGCAAGACGTGCTGGGGAATGGTTCAACGAAAAGAATGTCGATCTTGTTTTTTGCCATTCCGGAACCTATTCCACCAGCTCCGCCGTTCTTCCTGTTCATCAGATATGCAAGGCACCGGCTATTATTTTAAATCTTCAGCCAACAGAGCGGATCAATTACGAACAAACCACCACGGGCGAATGGCTTGCGCATTGTGGAGCCTGCCCAACTCCGGAAATAGGCAATGCTTTTAACAGAAGTGGAATTAAATTCAGAGTAGTCAATGGTCTTTTGGGGTTGAATTATACACCCGAAATATCCTTAACAAATGAAAAATCAAGTGAGAGACCTGAAGCGATTCATGCTTGGAGCCAAATCAATGATTGGATTCGGGCAGCCTCAGTTCCGCGGACGTTACGGCAAAGCCGCTTTGGATTTTTAGGAAATACATACAGCGGCATGCTGGATATGTACAGTGATTTTACGATGATTCAAGCACAAACGGGTGTTCATATCGAAGTTCTTGAAATGTGTGATCTTGACCAGCTGCTGAAAGGGGTATCGGAGGCTGATGTAAAAAAGAAAATGGAGGAGGTCTATGAATTTTTCGAAATTAGTGGCGACTCTCCATCTGACCCCATTGCCCGGAAACCTACACTGGAACAATTGGAATGGTCGTGTAAAGTGGCATCTGCACAAGAGAAACTGGTAAAAGAATTTGACTTGGATGCGCTAACTTATTATTACCATGGTGCGCCTAATAGTGTTTATGAGAAACTGCAAGCCAGTTTTATCGTTGGCCACTCTCTGCTCACAGCAAAAGGTATCCCGTGCTCGGGGGAAGGCGATTTAAAAACAGCTATCGCCATGAAAATCTGTGACATTTTAGGGACAGGCGGCAGTTTTTCAGAAATTGTTGTAGTGGACTATATTGACGAAACGATTTTGTTAGGGCATGACGGCCCCTTTCATTTAGCGATTTCCGATGGAAAGCCGATCCTTCGGGGAATGGGATTGTACCATGGCAAGCAAGGTTCAGGTGTTTCCGTTGAAGCTAAGGTTAAAACCGGTCCCATCACAACACTGAATGTCACCCAAACTGGTGATGGAAAGCTCAAGCTTATTATCAGTGAAGGCGTTTCAACGGATGGCCCGATTATGCGAATCGGAAATACCCAGACGCCAGTGAAGTTCAATGAGCACCCGGATCTCTATATGGAAAGATGGTTCCATGAAGCGCCGACTCATCACTGCGCCATGTCGATTGGAAACAATGCAGCTTTGTTTAGTAAAGCAGGGGAGCTATTGAATTGCAAAACTGTCACACTATAA
- a CDS encoding NAD(P)-dependent alcohol dehydrogenase gives MKAIVYTKYGPPDVLQLKEVKKPAPKENEILIRVKATTVSVADIRARSFTVPLAFWLPARISLGFKQPKKEILGMELAGDVESVGKNVKKFKGGDQIFAASLKGFGAYAEYICLPEDGPVSIKPSSITYEEAAALPIGARTALHFLRKANIQKDQKVLVYGASGSVGSYAVQIAKYFGAQVTGVCSTANLEWVRSLGADEVIDYTKEDFSSKGESYDVIFETVGKSSFSACVKSLKKDGTYMNVTILLPGVRMLWTKFTSKRKFILAQNSPETSEALNFLKELVEKGKLKVIIDRHYLFEEIVEAHRYVEKGHKKGNVVINLEQNNKSLKV, from the coding sequence ATGAAAGCAATTGTGTACACAAAGTACGGCCCTCCCGATGTTCTTCAACTAAAAGAGGTAAAAAAACCTGCTCCTAAAGAAAATGAAATACTGATAAGAGTCAAAGCGACAACCGTTTCAGTAGCAGATATTCGCGCACGGAGTTTTACCGTTCCTCTCGCTTTTTGGCTGCCTGCCCGAATATCATTGGGTTTTAAACAACCCAAAAAAGAAATATTAGGTATGGAGCTAGCTGGAGATGTGGAGTCAGTAGGCAAAAATGTCAAGAAGTTTAAGGGAGGTGACCAGATTTTTGCCGCTTCTTTGAAGGGTTTTGGTGCATATGCCGAGTATATATGTCTGCCTGAAGATGGACCTGTTTCGATCAAACCTTCTAGTATAACTTATGAAGAAGCCGCAGCCCTTCCGATAGGGGCACGTACAGCCTTGCATTTTTTGAGAAAAGCTAACATTCAGAAAGACCAAAAGGTCCTTGTTTATGGTGCTTCAGGAAGTGTAGGAAGTTATGCTGTACAGATTGCCAAGTATTTCGGAGCACAAGTTACAGGAGTATGCAGTACCGCAAATTTAGAATGGGTAAGATCTTTAGGAGCTGATGAGGTCATTGATTACACTAAAGAGGATTTTTCTAGTAAAGGCGAGTCTTACGATGTGATCTTTGAAACGGTAGGCAAGAGCTCGTTTTCAGCTTGTGTGAAATCGCTTAAGAAAGACGGCACCTATATGAATGTCACGATATTGTTGCCAGGTGTTCGAATGCTATGGACGAAATTCACTAGCAAAAGGAAATTCATATTGGCTCAAAATTCACCTGAAACTTCCGAAGCACTAAACTTCCTTAAAGAACTTGTTGAGAAGGGAAAGTTAAAAGTAATCATTGACAGGCACTATCTGTTTGAAGAGATTGTGGAAGCTCATCGATATGTCGAAAAAGGTCACAAAAAGGGAAATGTGGTCATCAATCTGGAACAAAACAACAAATCCCTAAAAGTATGA
- a CDS encoding L-rhamnose mutarotase translates to MEKSSKYAWTWEIKEEKLEEYIEMHVNPWPEILEEHRKAGIKNYSIFQNGNQFFYCFECDDVDAAFAYIAKSEACNHWNAITSKMVKGSFNFIEPEPIKPLHEVFYLK, encoded by the coding sequence ATGGAAAAAAGCAGCAAATACGCCTGGACATGGGAGATTAAAGAAGAGAAGCTCGAGGAATATATCGAGATGCATGTAAATCCATGGCCGGAAATCTTGGAGGAGCATCGTAAAGCAGGCATAAAAAATTACTCAATCTTTCAAAATGGAAACCAATTTTTTTACTGTTTTGAATGCGATGATGTGGATGCTGCGTTCGCGTATATTGCAAAAAGTGAAGCCTGTAACCACTGGAACGCGATTACATCAAAAATGGTAAAGGGGTCCTTTAACTTCATTGAACCAGAACCCATTAAGCCTCTTCATGAAGTATTCTATTTAAAATAA